The proteins below come from a single Roseiconus lacunae genomic window:
- a CDS encoding arylsulfatase, with translation MSIQFWCVRAVHCVLLCLTAAFALPERSTDAADRPNIIWIMSDDMGFSDIGCYGSEIETPVLDGLADHGLRYTQFYNTARCCPTRASLLTGLYPHQAGIGHMMNDRGYDGYRGDLNRECVTIAEVLRPAGYRTYLSGKWHVTKNTRPKSHDDKHNWPLQRGFDRFYGTIHGAGSFFDPNTLTRDNEFISPASDSEYTPDQFPGGQYYYTDAIADHAVRFVREHRRDHDAKPFFMYVSFTAAHWPMHALENDIAKYKGRYDAGYDAIRKARYRRMIELGLIKPSSTELFPIEESAKETEHWDWDKRNMEVYAAMIDSMDRGIGRIVESLKTTDQLDNTVICFFQDNGGCAENYGRGGKPQPRQDTPSLEPLDAEYLQPDMQPKQTRDGYPVRTGKGVMAGGADTYIAYGRAWATVSNTPFRQYKHYTHEGGISTPLIVHWPDGLNRDGELEHTPGHLVDLMATAVDLAQADYPTTAHGGHAIKPMEGQSLVPTFRGQSIERDAIYWEHEGNRAIRQGDWKLVAKGARGQWELYNIANDRSEQNDLAQRFPDRVEAMAALWTAYAERANVLPLNPKPKKKQ, from the coding sequence ATGAGTATTCAATTTTGGTGTGTCCGCGCAGTTCACTGCGTCCTCTTGTGTCTGACTGCTGCGTTCGCTTTGCCGGAACGATCGACAGATGCGGCCGATCGGCCAAACATCATCTGGATCATGTCCGACGACATGGGCTTTTCGGACATCGGTTGCTATGGCAGTGAAATCGAAACACCGGTGCTTGATGGGCTAGCCGACCACGGACTCCGCTACACCCAATTTTACAACACCGCGCGATGTTGCCCGACGCGGGCGAGTCTGCTGACCGGCTTGTATCCGCACCAAGCCGGGATCGGACACATGATGAACGATCGAGGCTATGACGGCTATCGCGGCGACTTGAATCGAGAATGCGTGACGATCGCCGAAGTCCTACGTCCGGCAGGCTATCGAACTTACCTGAGCGGTAAGTGGCATGTGACGAAAAACACTCGTCCCAAAAGCCACGACGACAAACACAACTGGCCGTTGCAACGTGGGTTTGATCGTTTCTATGGCACCATTCACGGTGCCGGCAGTTTCTTCGATCCCAACACTTTGACCCGCGATAACGAATTCATCTCGCCGGCATCGGACTCCGAATACACGCCAGATCAGTTTCCCGGTGGTCAATACTATTACACCGACGCAATTGCCGATCATGCGGTCCGGTTTGTTCGCGAACACCGACGCGACCATGACGCCAAGCCTTTTTTCATGTACGTCAGCTTCACCGCCGCCCATTGGCCAATGCACGCATTGGAAAACGACATCGCAAAGTACAAGGGACGCTACGATGCCGGCTATGACGCGATCCGAAAGGCCCGTTATCGGCGGATGATCGAACTCGGATTGATCAAGCCAAGTTCAACCGAACTGTTCCCAATCGAAGAGTCGGCGAAAGAAACTGAGCATTGGGACTGGGACAAACGAAATATGGAAGTTTATGCCGCGATGATCGACTCGATGGACCGCGGCATCGGGCGGATCGTCGAATCACTCAAGACAACCGACCAGCTTGACAACACGGTAATTTGCTTCTTCCAAGACAACGGCGGCTGCGCGGAAAATTACGGTCGGGGCGGGAAACCACAACCTCGTCAAGATACACCAAGCCTCGAACCGCTTGACGCTGAATACCTTCAGCCCGACATGCAACCCAAACAAACGCGCGACGGCTATCCTGTTCGCACGGGCAAAGGCGTGATGGCGGGGGGCGCCGATACTTATATCGCCTATGGTCGCGCCTGGGCAACCGTTTCAAACACGCCGTTTCGACAGTACAAGCACTACACCCATGAAGGAGGGATCTCGACGCCGTTAATCGTGCATTGGCCAGACGGACTAAATCGCGACGGTGAACTCGAACACACCCCCGGACACCTGGTTGACCTGATGGCGACCGCGGTCGACTTGGCGCAAGCCGACTATCCCACGACGGCCCATGGCGGTCATGCGATCAAGCCAATGGAAGGCCAAAGCTTGGTGCCAACGTTCCGCGGTCAATCGATCGAGCGCGACGCGATCTATTGGGAACACGAAGGCAATCGAGCGATTCGCCAAGGCGACTGGAAACTGGTGGCCAAAGGGGCACGCGGTCAATGGGAACTTTATAACATTGCCAATGATCGCAGCGAACAGAATGATCTGGCGCAACGGTTCCCCGACCGCGTCGAGGCGATGGCAGCCCTGTGGACCGCCTATGCCGAACGGGCCAACGTGTTGCCGCTGAACCCAAAGCCGAAGAAAAAGCAATAG
- a CDS encoding zinc metallopeptidase, with product MLYFDPLYYLFAIPPLLLAMFAQWRVKSTFQSMSEVPARMTGAQAARQMLDSAGLTQVGIERVPGHLSDHYDPRHKVLRLSDSVYSQRSMAAVGVACHEAGHAFQDAKNYAPLTIRNAAVPAANFGSGIGVTVASVGLMLSSIPLGKVLLLAGIVMFAGVVFFQVVNLPVEFDASNRARRHLVEGNIISANEEQFVAKVLNAAALTYVAGTLQAVMTLLYFIMRFMGDRR from the coding sequence ATGCTCTACTTCGACCCTCTGTATTATTTGTTTGCGATCCCGCCGTTGCTGCTGGCGATGTTCGCCCAGTGGCGGGTCAAATCGACTTTTCAATCGATGTCAGAAGTTCCGGCCAGGATGACCGGAGCGCAGGCGGCGCGCCAAATGCTTGACTCGGCGGGGCTGACGCAAGTTGGGATCGAGCGTGTCCCCGGGCATTTGAGCGATCACTACGACCCCCGACATAAAGTGCTCCGGCTTAGCGATTCGGTCTATAGCCAGCGCTCGATGGCGGCGGTCGGTGTTGCCTGTCACGAAGCCGGGCATGCGTTCCAAGATGCGAAGAACTACGCGCCGCTGACGATTCGAAACGCCGCCGTTCCGGCTGCCAACTTCGGCAGCGGAATCGGTGTGACGGTCGCTTCGGTCGGATTGATGCTCTCGTCGATCCCGCTGGGCAAAGTCTTGTTGCTCGCAGGGATCGTCATGTTTGCCGGTGTTGTCTTTTTCCAGGTTGTGAATTTGCCGGTGGAATTCGACGCCAGTAACCGAGCTCGACGTCACTTGGTCGAAGGCAACATCATCTCCGCGAATGAGGAACAATTTGTTGCCAAAGTTCTCAACGCGGCCGCGCTCACTTACGTTGCCGGCACGCTCCAAGCGGTGATGACGCTGCTGTACTTCATCATGCGGTTCATGGGCGATCGACGCTGA
- the groES gene encoding co-chaperone GroES produces the protein MATATKKKASVRLQPIGERIVVQREESEETTAGGIVLPDAAKEKPARGTVIAVGTGRLLDDGSRSESQLSEGEKVLFSSYAGESVEVDGVEYLLMREDDVLAVVE, from the coding sequence ATGGCGACTGCCACCAAGAAGAAGGCATCCGTTCGTCTGCAACCGATCGGCGAACGAATTGTGGTCCAGCGAGAGGAGAGCGAAGAGACGACCGCCGGCGGCATCGTTCTGCCCGACGCGGCAAAAGAGAAGCCCGCTCGTGGCACCGTGATCGCTGTTGGCACCGGACGACTGTTGGACGACGGCAGCCGTAGCGAAAGCCAACTGTCCGAAGGCGAAAAAGTTTTGTTCAGCAGCTACGCGGGTGAATCCGTCGAAGTGGACGGCGTTGAGTACCTGCTGATGCGTGAAGATGACGTTTTGGCGGTTGTCGAGTAA
- the groL gene encoding chaperonin GroEL (60 kDa chaperone family; promotes refolding of misfolded polypeptides especially under stressful conditions; forms two stacked rings of heptamers to form a barrel-shaped 14mer; ends can be capped by GroES; misfolded proteins enter the barrel where they are refolded when GroES binds), with product MAKIIAFEQEAREAIRRGVSKLARTVKVTLGPKGRNVILQKSFGSPTVTKDGVTVAKEIDLEDPYENMGARMVREVASKTSDVAGDGTTTATVMAEAIFNEGLKAVVAGVNPIQMKEGIEAAVSDITAKLHSMATKVKDQSAMADVATIASNNDREIGELLADAMSKVGKDGVITVDEGKSLQTEQEWVEGMQFDRGYLSPYFVTDSTSMECVLEDAYILVFEKKISSIKDMVPMLEKVVQQGKPLLIIAEDVDGEALATLVINRLRGTFNVCAVKAPGYGDRRKAMMEDIAILTGGQAIFEALGIKLESVDLPQLGRAKKVIIDKDNTTIIEGAGKSTDIKARIDQIRREIENSTSDYDREKLEERLAKLAGGVAKVNVGAATESEMKEKKARVEDALHATRAAVEEGILPGGGVALLRASSAVKPADELSDDQKVGYNIVLRACRAPLHMISTNAGQDGGIVCEKVAAMKGNGGYNALTDTYEDLVKAGVIDPTKVTRTALGNAASVATLLLTSDALIAEKPKEGGKGHGGDHDMY from the coding sequence ATGGCAAAAATCATTGCATTTGAGCAGGAAGCGCGTGAAGCGATTCGTCGCGGCGTTTCCAAGCTGGCCCGAACCGTCAAAGTCACCCTCGGCCCGAAAGGCCGTAACGTGATTTTGCAAAAGAGCTTTGGCAGCCCGACCGTCACCAAGGACGGCGTGACCGTCGCCAAAGAAATCGATCTGGAAGATCCCTATGAGAACATGGGTGCCCGGATGGTTCGCGAAGTCGCGAGCAAAACCAGCGACGTCGCCGGCGACGGAACCACCACCGCGACCGTGATGGCCGAAGCGATCTTCAACGAAGGCCTCAAAGCTGTCGTTGCGGGCGTGAACCCCATCCAAATGAAAGAAGGTATCGAAGCAGCGGTCAGCGACATCACCGCGAAACTGCACTCGATGGCCACCAAGGTCAAAGATCAATCGGCGATGGCCGACGTCGCGACGATCGCCAGCAACAACGACCGAGAAATCGGTGAACTGTTGGCCGATGCGATGAGCAAGGTTGGCAAAGATGGTGTGATCACCGTCGACGAAGGCAAGAGCCTGCAGACCGAGCAAGAATGGGTCGAAGGGATGCAGTTCGATCGCGGCTATCTGTCGCCTTACTTCGTCACCGACAGCACCAGCATGGAATGCGTTCTCGAAGACGCTTACATCTTGGTCTTCGAAAAGAAAATCAGCAGCATCAAGGACATGGTTCCGATGCTCGAAAAGGTCGTTCAACAAGGCAAGCCCCTGTTGATCATCGCCGAAGACGTCGACGGCGAAGCCCTCGCCACGTTGGTCATCAACCGACTGCGCGGAACTTTCAACGTTTGTGCCGTTAAGGCTCCCGGCTACGGCGATCGCCGTAAAGCGATGATGGAAGATATCGCGATCCTGACCGGCGGCCAAGCGATCTTCGAAGCACTCGGCATCAAGCTGGAAAGCGTCGACCTGCCGCAACTCGGCCGCGCAAAGAAGGTCATCATCGACAAGGACAATACGACCATCATCGAAGGTGCGGGAAAGAGCACCGACATCAAGGCTCGGATCGATCAGATCCGCCGCGAAATCGAGAACAGCACTAGCGATTACGATCGCGAAAAACTGGAAGAACGATTGGCGAAGCTTGCCGGTGGTGTTGCCAAGGTCAACGTCGGTGCCGCGACCGAAAGCGAAATGAAGGAAAAGAAGGCTCGTGTCGAAGACGCGTTGCACGCGACTCGTGCGGCCGTCGAAGAAGGCATCCTGCCCGGTGGTGGTGTCGCACTCCTGCGTGCGAGCAGCGCCGTGAAGCCTGCCGATGAACTGTCGGACGATCAAAAGGTCGGCTACAACATCGTCCTTCGCGCCTGCCGCGCTCCCCTGCACATGATCTCGACCAATGCCGGTCAAGACGGTGGCATCGTTTGCGAGAAAGTCGCTGCGATGAAGGGCAACGGCGGCTACAACGCTTTGACCGACACCTACGAAGACCTGGTCAAGGCCGGCGTCATCGACCCGACCAAGGTGACCCGCACCGCACTTGGCAACGCCGCCAGTGTCGCCACCTTGCTCCTGACCAGTGACGCCTTGATCGCCGAGAAGCCCAAAGAGGGTGGCAAAGGCCACGGCGGCGACCACGACATGTACTAG
- a CDS encoding rhomboid family intramembrane serine protease: MQDLKRNAYFAGVLLLAMWLVWLVDATIPFDLRSWGLVPRSLWGLPGIVTMPLIHDGIGHLLRNTVPLIVLLLIVSGTRRKPWPTIGMTVVFGGGLLWIFGRYANHIGASGLVFGLIGLLIASGFLHKRIASIAVAIAVGILFGGTLIWGVLPIGEGVSWDGHLTGFLGGIAAALAEQRLETRLPGFKRQ; this comes from the coding sequence ATGCAAGATCTTAAACGCAATGCCTATTTTGCCGGCGTGTTGTTGCTGGCGATGTGGCTTGTGTGGCTGGTCGATGCGACGATTCCGTTTGACCTGCGATCTTGGGGACTGGTGCCGAGATCGCTTTGGGGATTGCCTGGCATTGTGACGATGCCGCTGATCCACGATGGCATTGGGCATTTACTGCGAAACACCGTCCCGTTGATCGTGTTGCTTTTGATCGTCAGTGGAACCAGGCGAAAGCCTTGGCCGACGATCGGTATGACAGTTGTTTTTGGCGGCGGATTGCTTTGGATCTTTGGACGCTACGCCAACCATATCGGCGCCAGTGGATTGGTGTTCGGATTGATCGGTTTGTTGATTGCTAGCGGGTTTTTGCACAAGCGGATCGCTTCAATTGCGGTCGCGATCGCTGTCGGGATCCTATTCGGCGGGACACTGATTTGGGGAGTGCTGCCGATTGGCGAAGGCGTCTCGTGGGACGGCCACCTGACGGGATTTCTAGGCGGAATCGCGGCGGCGTTGGCCGAGCAGCGACTGGAAACGCGGCTTCCAGGTTTCAAGCGTCAGTAA
- a CDS encoding 3-dehydroquinate synthase gives MLRQNNLARTDSPIDSPIQTTDGVDSVGRAIDDALNHDVSFAVPFVHRVRTTLDLSGNDFDVLADLLRPGGSGPAKVLLIAERAVATASEHVQEIAEQLQDCDTVALVDHAMLLEGGEAIKNDDSGVDAVLAKINAHDLDRRSYIVAIGGGAFLDAVGYAAAIAHRGIRLVRLPTTTLAQGDSGVGVKNAINYFGKKNWVGTFAVPWAVINDAALLDTLPDRDFYSGFSESVKVTLLKSREEFEWLCDHAERIRSREMSAASRAIAVSCKLHLRHITEGGDPFEMLEARPLDFGHWSAHKLEPITDYAIRHGEAVGIGVAIDCFYSHLTLGFPIEDVHRTCRCLHEMGLPLWHEALSPLDRLLGGLEEFRQHLGGRLTITMLREVGESANVHEIDTDKMAKAIEMLHGFSVDL, from the coding sequence ATGTTACGACAAAACAACTTGGCCAGAACAGACTCTCCGATCGATTCGCCGATCCAGACCACCGATGGGGTGGACTCGGTAGGCCGAGCGATCGATGACGCATTAAATCACGACGTTTCTTTTGCCGTCCCGTTCGTCCATCGCGTACGGACGACGCTCGATTTGTCCGGAAATGACTTTGATGTTCTCGCGGATCTGCTGCGGCCCGGCGGGTCCGGCCCCGCGAAAGTCTTGCTGATCGCCGAACGCGCCGTCGCAACGGCCAGTGAACACGTTCAAGAAATCGCCGAACAGTTGCAGGATTGTGATACCGTCGCGCTCGTCGATCACGCGATGTTGCTCGAAGGCGGCGAAGCGATCAAAAATGACGACTCCGGTGTGGATGCGGTGTTGGCAAAAATCAACGCTCATGACTTGGATCGTCGAAGCTACATCGTCGCAATCGGAGGCGGCGCGTTTTTGGACGCCGTCGGCTATGCCGCGGCAATCGCCCACCGCGGGATCCGCTTGGTGCGTTTGCCAACGACGACGCTCGCCCAAGGCGACAGCGGTGTCGGTGTCAAAAATGCGATCAATTACTTTGGCAAGAAGAATTGGGTCGGGACGTTTGCCGTACCCTGGGCCGTCATTAACGATGCGGCACTCCTGGACACGCTGCCTGACCGAGACTTTTACAGTGGGTTCAGCGAATCGGTCAAAGTCACGCTGCTAAAAAGCCGCGAGGAGTTTGAGTGGTTGTGTGATCATGCCGAGCGAATTCGCTCGCGCGAAATGTCGGCCGCCTCGCGCGCGATCGCTGTGAGTTGTAAATTGCATCTCCGGCACATCACCGAAGGTGGCGACCCGTTTGAAATGCTCGAAGCACGACCGTTGGATTTCGGACATTGGTCTGCTCATAAACTCGAACCGATCACCGATTATGCGATCCGGCATGGCGAAGCGGTCGGCATCGGTGTGGCGATCGATTGCTTTTATTCACACCTCACGCTCGGGTTTCCGATCGAAGATGTTCACCGCACTTGTCGATGTCTTCATGAGATGGGGTTACCGCTGTGGCACGAGGCTTTGTCACCGCTCGATCGCCTGCTCGGCGGGCTTGAAGAATTTCGGCAACACCTCGGCGGGCGTTTGACGATCACGATGCTTCGCGAAGTCGGCGAGAGTGCCAATGTTCACGAGATCGATACCGACAAGATGGCAAAAGCGATCGAGATGCTACACGGGTTTTCTGTCGATCTCTGA
- a CDS encoding alpha/beta hydrolase, giving the protein MNCSPPIQWPRSLSLLGMLLLAAWTLSIASSSQLNAQDASREASTGEKTEPKKYVHGPDSQPDDAVPRGKVTQHVWLDSKVYPGTKRRYSVYVPAQYDGDTPAALMVFQDGHAFEGRAGDFRLPVVFDNLIAKGDMPVTIAVMVDPGYRSELPEKRGWRPRPENRSVEYDSMNGDYAEFLLTEILPAVEKDFAITSNPELRAICGNSSGGICAFSVAWHRPDQFRKVLSHIGSFVNIRGGHHYPAMIRKTEPKPIRVFLQDGENDLDNSHGNWPLANKQMAKALEFAGYDYKLVIGTGAHNGNHGGAIFPDSLRWLWRGWKEQQP; this is encoded by the coding sequence ATGAATTGCTCCCCCCCGATTCAGTGGCCGCGGTCACTGTCGTTGCTCGGCATGCTGTTGCTGGCCGCCTGGACGCTTTCGATAGCGTCATCGAGTCAATTGAATGCACAGGACGCTAGCCGCGAAGCTTCCACTGGCGAAAAGACAGAACCTAAGAAGTACGTTCACGGGCCAGACTCTCAACCAGACGACGCCGTCCCACGCGGCAAGGTCACTCAGCATGTTTGGCTTGACAGCAAGGTTTATCCCGGTACCAAGCGTCGCTACAGCGTTTACGTTCCGGCTCAATATGACGGGGACACCCCCGCCGCATTGATGGTGTTTCAAGATGGGCATGCTTTCGAAGGCCGTGCCGGTGACTTTCGTCTTCCGGTGGTGTTCGACAATTTGATCGCCAAGGGCGACATGCCGGTGACGATCGCGGTCATGGTCGATCCCGGGTACCGAAGCGAGCTACCAGAGAAACGCGGTTGGCGGCCGCGACCTGAAAATCGCAGTGTCGAATACGACTCGATGAATGGCGATTATGCGGAGTTTCTGCTGACGGAGATCTTGCCCGCCGTTGAAAAGGATTTCGCAATCACGTCGAACCCCGAATTACGTGCGATCTGCGGAAACAGTTCAGGCGGCATCTGTGCGTTCTCGGTGGCTTGGCATCGACCCGATCAATTTCGCAAGGTACTTAGCCACATCGGTAGCTTTGTCAACATTCGGGGTGGGCACCACTACCCCGCGATGATTCGTAAAACCGAACCGAAGCCGATCCGTGTATTCTTGCAGGACGGCGAAAATGATCTGGATAACTCGCACGGGAATTGGCCATTAGCCAATAAACAGATGGCAAAAGCCCTTGAGTTCGCTGGCTATGACTACAAACTGGTGATCGGGACCGGCGCTCATAACGGCAACCACGGCGGCGCCATCTTCCCCGATTCGCTGCGATGGTTGTGGCGAGGTTGGAAGGAACAGCAGCCCTAA